A genome region from Acidobacteriota bacterium includes the following:
- a CDS encoding serine hydrolase, whose amino-acid sequence MRRFLIPSFVALFVMSGSVLPAAGAALPAARPEAAGMSSQQLARLDGLMTAALARKDFPGAVLLVARQGKVVYRKAFGMSQWLPEPRPMTADMIFDLASVTKPVATATSIMILVERGDIRLWDRVRLYVPEFSIWYGEKGLPGEEARLYNLLTHTSGLPPYTDAKEAARKLGDPCSTADLVRYIAAIPKELPVGTEFVYSCLNYITLAGIVQKVSGKPIDEFAAEAIFKPLGMTRTFYRPPAELVDQCVPTEVVDGRPLRGVVHDPLARLQGGVSGNAGLFSTADDMAVFAQMLLDGGEWNGVRVLSRLAVERMTEIYPRLASAGRGLGWDVDTDYATVRGDLFGPRSYGHSGYTGTSIWIDPETGTSVVFLTNRVHPDDKGDIIAMRSKVANVVAAAIRTK is encoded by the coding sequence ATGCGCAGGTTCCTGATCCCGTCGTTCGTCGCTCTTTTCGTCATGTCCGGTTCCGTCCTGCCGGCCGCGGGGGCGGCCCTGCCGGCCGCCAGGCCGGAAGCCGCGGGCATGTCCTCTCAGCAGCTGGCCCGTCTCGACGGCCTGATGACGGCGGCCCTGGCCCGCAAGGACTTCCCCGGGGCCGTCCTGCTCGTCGCCAGGCAGGGCAAGGTCGTTTACCGCAAGGCCTTCGGGATGTCCCAGTGGCTGCCCGAACCCCGGCCCATGACCGCCGACATGATCTTCGACCTGGCCTCGGTCACCAAGCCCGTGGCCACGGCCACGTCGATCATGATCCTCGTCGAGCGCGGCGACATCCGGCTCTGGGACCGGGTCCGCCTCTACGTGCCCGAGTTCTCGATCTGGTACGGCGAGAAGGGGCTCCCCGGCGAGGAGGCCCGGCTCTACAACCTTCTGACGCACACATCCGGCCTGCCGCCCTACACGGACGCGAAGGAAGCGGCCAGGAAGCTCGGCGATCCCTGCAGCACGGCCGACCTGGTCAGGTACATCGCCGCCATCCCCAAGGAGCTGCCCGTCGGGACGGAGTTCGTCTACAGCTGTCTCAACTACATCACCCTGGCCGGCATCGTCCAAAAGGTCTCCGGCAAGCCGATCGACGAATTCGCCGCCGAGGCGATCTTCAAGCCCCTGGGGATGACCCGGACGTTCTACCGGCCGCCGGCCGAGCTCGTCGATCAGTGCGTGCCGACCGAGGTCGTCGACGGCCGCCCCCTGAGGGGAGTCGTCCACGACCCGCTGGCCCGCCTCCAGGGCGGGGTCTCGGGCAACGCCGGGCTGTTCTCGACGGCCGACGACATGGCCGTCTTCGCCCAGATGCTGCTCGACGGCGGGGAGTGGAACGGGGTCCGCGTCCTCAGCCGCCTGGCGGTCGAGCGCATGACGGAGATCTACCCCAGGCTCGCCTCGGCCGGCCGCGGGCTCGGCTGGGACGTCGACACCGACTACGCCACCGTCCGCGGCGACCTCTTCGGCCCGCGGTCCTACGGCCATTCCGGCTATACCGGGACATCGATCTGGATCGACCCGGAAACGGGCACGTCGGTCGTCTTCCTGACCAACCGGGTCCACCCGGACGACAAGGGGGACATCATCGCCATGAGGAGCAAGGTGGCCAACGTCGTGGCCGCCGCGATCCGGACGAAATAG
- a CDS encoding carbohydrate-binding family 9-like protein, whose amino-acid sequence MKRTFALRGCLAAAGLLAAAGAFAQLPRFQITEPKTAFGPFEYVCRRAPGPIRIDGKLDDAAWADADWTEVFGDIEGPAKPAPRFRTRAQMLWDDQYLYIGAYLEEPHVWATLTSRDSIIYQDNDFEVFIDPDGDTHDYYELEMNALNTVWDLLLVRPYRDGGPAVHAWDIQGLKTAVHVMGTLNDPSDRDKAWTVEIAMPFAVLRECIPGKPERPAPGDQWRVNFSRVEYHLDVENGAYVKARDAGTGRALPEDNWTWAPQGVINIHYPEMWSYVQFSSKLPGQGKERFVERPEEKVKWALRKIYYAERALQSAKGAFSADLGALNLRNNAALRVKGWSYPPAIQTTASLFEACYAAKTGEIWRIRQDGLVWKDAPPEPAAK is encoded by the coding sequence ATGAAAAGGACGTTCGCGCTTCGCGGCTGCCTGGCGGCTGCCGGCCTGCTCGCGGCCGCGGGGGCTTTCGCGCAGCTGCCCCGCTTTCAGATCACGGAGCCCAAGACCGCCTTCGGCCCGTTCGAATACGTCTGCCGCCGGGCGCCCGGCCCGATCAGGATCGACGGCAAGCTCGACGACGCCGCCTGGGCCGACGCCGATTGGACCGAGGTCTTCGGAGACATCGAGGGCCCGGCCAAGCCCGCGCCGCGCTTCCGGACCCGGGCCCAGATGCTCTGGGACGACCAGTACCTGTACATCGGGGCCTATCTCGAGGAACCGCACGTCTGGGCCACCCTGACGTCCCGGGACTCCATCATCTACCAGGACAACGATTTCGAGGTCTTCATCGATCCCGACGGCGACACCCACGACTACTACGAGCTGGAAATGAACGCCCTGAACACGGTCTGGGACCTGCTCCTCGTCCGGCCCTACCGCGACGGCGGCCCGGCCGTCCACGCCTGGGACATCCAGGGCCTCAAGACGGCCGTTCACGTCATGGGCACGCTCAACGATCCCTCGGACCGCGACAAGGCCTGGACGGTCGAGATAGCCATGCCCTTCGCCGTGCTGCGCGAGTGCATCCCCGGCAAGCCGGAACGGCCCGCCCCCGGGGACCAGTGGCGGGTCAATTTCTCGCGGGTCGAGTATCATCTCGACGTCGAGAACGGGGCCTATGTCAAGGCCAGGGACGCCGGCACCGGACGGGCCCTGCCCGAGGACAATTGGACCTGGGCGCCGCAGGGGGTCATCAACATCCACTATCCGGAGATGTGGAGCTATGTCCAGTTCTCGTCGAAGCTCCCCGGCCAGGGCAAGGAGAGATTCGTCGAGCGGCCGGAGGAGAAGGTGAAATGGGCCCTGCGCAAGATCTATTACGCCGAGCGGGCCCTGCAATCGGCCAAAGGGGCGTTCAGCGCCGACCTCGGGGCCCTGAACCTCAGGAACAACGCGGCCCTGCGGGTCAAAGGCTGGTCCTATCCGCCGGCCATCCAGACGACGGCCAGCCTGTTCGAAGCGTGCTACGCGGCCAAGACTGGGGAGATCTGGCGCATCCGCCAGGACGGCCTGGTCTGGAAGGACGCGCCGCCCGAGCCGGCGGCCAAGTAG
- a CDS encoding prolyl-tRNA synthetase associated domain-containing protein, translating to MAVAEIERRVLEALDGLGIPYVRHEHPPVATVEAAEKHWGGLRGAHCKNLFLRNYKGNHHYLVIAPVTRGIDLKRLTADLGEDRLSFASAERLKRRLGVEPGSVSPFGLINDEAREVRVVCDAALRSGQTLGFHPNVNTATLEISLADFEKFLAWRGNAVRWLEL from the coding sequence GTGGCCGTCGCCGAGATCGAGCGCAGGGTCCTCGAAGCCCTGGACGGGCTGGGCATCCCTTATGTCCGCCACGAACACCCGCCGGTCGCGACGGTCGAGGCGGCCGAGAAGCACTGGGGCGGTCTCAGGGGCGCGCACTGCAAGAACCTGTTCCTGCGAAACTACAAGGGCAACCATCATTACCTGGTCATCGCGCCGGTCACCCGGGGCATCGACCTCAAGCGGCTGACCGCCGATCTCGGCGAGGACCGGTTGAGCTTCGCCTCGGCCGAACGGCTGAAGCGCCGGCTCGGCGTCGAGCCCGGCTCGGTCTCGCCCTTCGGCCTGATCAACGACGAGGCCCGGGAGGTCCGGGTCGTCTGCGACGCCGCCCTCAGGTCCGGCCAGACCCTGGGCTTCCATCCCAACGTCAACACGGCGACGCTCGAGATCTCGCTCGCCGATTTCGAGAAGTTCCTGGCCTGGCGGGGCAATGCCGTCCGCTGGCTGGAGCTCTGA
- a CDS encoding NADH:flavin oxidoreductase, with protein MSILFTPVRIGTIVVPNRFVRSATHDYLADEEGRVTDAQAALFSRLAEGETGLIITGHAFVQPSGQASPRQIAAYDDSFVEGLARIPAAVHRFPSKVFLQIAHAGRQTKPKLCGCVPVSPSAVYDPVSKVMPRELRADEIRTVVADFVAAAGRARRAGFDGVQLHAAHGYLISSFLSPHTNRRTDEWGGPVENRARALLEILAGVKAACGPGFPVIVKLNSTDLMEGGLTLDDAIAVARLLDANGIDGIEASGGMAEAGLGSMWPGLRSEEDEGYFVGNAAEIRKAVRVPVFGLGGIRTLAAAERMVADGRVDLVSLSRPLIRDPFLVRNFREGRAARSECVSCNRCHSLRGIRCADLAKGR; from the coding sequence ATGAGCATCCTCTTCACCCCCGTCAGGATCGGGACGATCGTCGTCCCCAACCGCTTCGTCCGCTCGGCGACCCACGACTACCTGGCCGACGAAGAGGGCCGCGTTACGGACGCCCAGGCTGCTCTCTTCTCCCGCCTGGCCGAGGGCGAGACCGGCCTCATCATCACCGGGCATGCCTTTGTCCAGCCGTCGGGCCAGGCCAGCCCGCGGCAGATCGCGGCCTATGACGACAGCTTCGTCGAGGGCCTGGCCCGCATCCCCGCGGCCGTTCACCGCTTCCCCTCCAAGGTCTTCCTCCAGATCGCCCATGCCGGGCGCCAGACCAAGCCGAAGCTCTGCGGCTGCGTCCCGGTTTCGCCTTCAGCGGTCTACGATCCCGTCTCGAAGGTCATGCCCCGGGAGCTCAGGGCGGACGAGATCCGGACCGTCGTCGCGGACTTCGTCGCCGCGGCCGGCCGGGCCCGGCGGGCCGGGTTCGACGGGGTCCAGCTCCACGCTGCCCACGGCTATCTCATATCGAGCTTCCTGTCGCCCCACACGAACCGGCGGACAGACGAATGGGGCGGGCCGGTCGAGAACCGGGCCCGGGCCCTCCTCGAGATCCTGGCCGGCGTCAAGGCCGCCTGCGGTCCCGGCTTCCCGGTCATCGTCAAGCTCAATTCGACGGACCTCATGGAAGGCGGCCTGACCCTCGACGACGCAATCGCCGTCGCACGTCTGCTCGACGCGAACGGCATCGACGGGATCGAGGCGAGCGGCGGCATGGCCGAAGCCGGCCTGGGATCGATGTGGCCGGGCCTGCGGAGCGAAGAGGACGAGGGCTATTTCGTCGGGAACGCGGCGGAGATCCGGAAGGCGGTCCGCGTCCCCGTCTTCGGCCTCGGCGGCATCCGGACGCTGGCCGCGGCCGAGCGCATGGTCGCGGACGGCCGGGTCGACCTTGTTTCCCTGAGCCGGCCGCTCATCCGGGATCCCTTTTTGGTCAGGAATTTCCGCGAGGGCCGGGCGGCCAGGTCGGAATGCGTCTCCTGCAACAGATGCCACAGCCTGCGCGGCATCCGCTGCGCCGATCTGGCCAAGGGCCGCTGA
- a CDS encoding DUF4838 domain-containing protein, whose product MRIHTRSGRRTSPIIIPFLLLVLAAGAMPLSASLRIARHGQARARIVVAAGAPETERFAADELALFLHIVTGATFPVAEDAGRPGGRLLVGLAAATVAAPDLASAGLAPEEIVVRSVGDDLVLAGGSPRGTLYAVYQFLEDVVGCRWWTSTASRMPRRPSLSVGTVSIRFKPPFEYREPYWYVAFDPVWAARNKANGIQVGGDAQRGGRQSYEGFVHTFYRLIPPDKYFARHPEWFSEIDGKRTAENAQLCLSNEEMRRELVKNLRAQLRAHPEATIASVSQNDCAGRCTCPLCRAADAEEGGPAGSLLRFVNAVAADIEAEFPNVAIDTLAYQYTRKPPRLVRPRPNVIVRLCSIECSFAKPLDDPANKAFFDDLESWSRIAGRLYVWDYTTNFAHYVQPHPNYAVLAPNIRLFAARNVRGVFEQGAYQSWGSEMAEMRAWILAKLLWDPRLDQQKLRDEFLAGYFGPAAGAMDDYLEGLESALAGAGDYLNCNSPSDAKFLSLDTLIRSRKALGAARREAARSAEYSRRVGLAGLPLTYVVLAEWDALREEARRSGKRWPWPGTREALLASFLEAARAGRVTMISEWQTLADWAAKGGRRK is encoded by the coding sequence ATGCGCATTCATACGAGGTCCGGTCGCCGGACAAGCCCGATCATCATCCCTTTCCTGCTTCTCGTCCTGGCCGCCGGGGCGATGCCTCTCTCCGCCTCGCTGAGGATCGCCAGGCACGGGCAGGCCCGGGCCCGGATCGTCGTGGCCGCGGGCGCCCCGGAGACGGAGCGCTTCGCCGCCGACGAGCTGGCGCTCTTCCTGCATATCGTCACGGGGGCGACTTTCCCCGTGGCCGAGGACGCCGGCCGCCCGGGCGGCCGGCTGCTCGTCGGCCTGGCCGCCGCGACCGTCGCGGCGCCCGACCTGGCCTCGGCCGGCCTGGCCCCCGAGGAGATCGTCGTCCGCTCGGTCGGCGATGACCTGGTGCTGGCCGGCGGCAGCCCGCGCGGGACCCTCTATGCCGTCTACCAGTTCCTCGAGGACGTCGTCGGTTGCCGCTGGTGGACGTCCACGGCCAGCCGCATGCCCCGGCGTCCGTCCCTGTCCGTGGGGACGGTCTCGATCCGCTTCAAGCCGCCTTTCGAATACCGCGAGCCCTACTGGTATGTCGCCTTCGATCCCGTCTGGGCGGCCCGCAACAAGGCCAACGGGATCCAGGTCGGCGGCGACGCCCAGCGCGGCGGCCGCCAGTCCTACGAGGGCTTCGTCCACACCTTCTACCGCCTCATCCCGCCCGACAAGTACTTCGCCCGGCACCCGGAATGGTTCAGCGAGATCGACGGCAAGCGCACCGCGGAGAACGCCCAGCTCTGCCTGTCGAACGAGGAGATGCGCCGGGAGCTGGTCAAGAACCTGCGGGCCCAGCTTCGGGCCCACCCCGAGGCCACGATCGCCTCGGTTTCCCAGAACGACTGCGCCGGACGCTGCACCTGCCCGCTCTGCCGGGCCGCCGACGCCGAGGAGGGCGGTCCGGCCGGATCGCTCCTCCGTTTCGTAAACGCCGTCGCCGCCGACATCGAGGCCGAGTTCCCGAACGTGGCCATCGACACGCTGGCCTATCAATACACCCGCAAGCCGCCCCGCCTCGTCCGGCCGCGGCCGAACGTCATCGTCCGCCTCTGCAGCATCGAATGCTCGTTCGCCAAGCCTCTCGACGATCCGGCCAACAAGGCCTTCTTCGACGACCTCGAGAGCTGGTCGAGGATCGCGGGCCGGCTCTATGTCTGGGACTATACGACGAACTTCGCCCATTACGTCCAGCCCCATCCCAACTACGCGGTCCTGGCCCCGAACATCCGCCTGTTCGCCGCCCGGAACGTCCGCGGCGTCTTCGAGCAGGGCGCCTACCAGTCCTGGGGTTCGGAGATGGCGGAGATGCGGGCCTGGATCCTGGCCAAGCTGCTCTGGGACCCCCGTCTCGACCAGCAGAAGCTGCGCGATGAGTTCCTGGCCGGGTATTTCGGACCGGCGGCCGGCGCCATGGACGATTACCTCGAAGGGCTCGAGAGCGCCCTGGCCGGGGCGGGCGATTACCTGAACTGCAATTCGCCGTCCGACGCCAAGTTCCTGTCGCTCGACACCCTGATCCGCTCCCGGAAGGCGCTTGGAGCGGCCCGCCGGGAAGCCGCCCGTTCGGCCGAATACTCGCGGCGGGTCGGGCTGGCCGGCCTGCCCCTGACCTATGTCGTGCTTGCCGAGTGGGACGCGCTCAGGGAAGAGGCCCGGCGCTCCGGAAAGCGCTGGCCCTGGCCCGGGACGCGGGAGGCCCTGCTCGCCTCGTTCCTCGAGGCCGCGCGCGCCGGGCGCGTCACCATGATCTCGGAATGGCAGACGCTCGCCGACTGGGCCGCCAAGGGCGGCCGGCGAAAGTAG
- a CDS encoding PA14 domain-containing protein — protein MKRTPATILAVILTLGLSGACKRGAPVGWKPVSGRIMTRWAAQVDPAGALPEYPRPQMVRGKWLSLNGMWDYAIAAKDAPRPEKWDGRILVPFAVESALSGVGQPVGAAQALWYKREIEVPRGWRKGRLLLHFGAVDWESTVWVNGKEVGSHRGGYDPFSCDIGGALKRGARQEIVVRVLDPTDEGNAGIARGKQVMKPHGIFYTAVTGIWQTVWLEPVPKVSLERLRITPDIDAGTLTVAPSIAGDAAGKTLAVTVSLRGAKVAEASGPAAEPLVIPVAQPELWSPDRPVLYDIQARLKKGRETLDEVAAYAGMRKIAVARDDRGLNRLFLNNAPLFEIGPLDQGWWPDGLYTAPTDAALRSDIETIKALGLNMLRKHVKVEPDRLYYWCDKLGLLVWQDMPSALYKRDELPAGVRAARDARFEGEWRAIMDALVNHPSIVMWVPFNEGWGQYDTERIAAWTKQHDPTRLVNNASGWTDKGAGDVSDIHRYPGPDMPPLEEKRASVLGEFGGLGLPLTGHLWQAEGNWGYRNFDDTGAFEARYVELFRALYPLVDKGLAAAVYTQTSDCEVEVNGLMTYDREVIKLDPARFAPVNRGFLPPRFVSDQTIFVGPSFPVELAVRPGATIRWTVDGSEPGPGSALYDKPIVITGETTVKARAFWPDGLASPVESRTFKPAEPVVASAAAPAAGGLAWDSYDGHFNVLPDFSALAVSHTGTSARPDPAAAKKSENFALRFRGYIRAPRTGIYIFYLASDDGSRLSIGGKTLVDNDGSHGLSTEKSEIALAAGWHAIEIDYFQGDGDMSLDLSWSGPGFPTAPVPASAFRR, from the coding sequence ATGAAGAGAACCCCCGCGACGATCCTGGCCGTCATCCTGACTCTGGGCCTGTCGGGCGCCTGCAAGCGCGGCGCGCCTGTCGGCTGGAAGCCCGTGTCCGGCCGCATCATGACCCGCTGGGCCGCCCAGGTCGATCCGGCCGGGGCCCTGCCTGAATATCCCCGGCCGCAGATGGTCCGCGGAAAATGGCTCAGCCTCAACGGCATGTGGGATTATGCCATCGCCGCCAAGGACGCCCCGCGGCCCGAAAAGTGGGACGGACGGATCCTGGTCCCGTTCGCTGTCGAGTCCGCCCTGTCCGGCGTCGGCCAGCCGGTCGGCGCGGCCCAGGCCCTCTGGTACAAGCGCGAGATCGAGGTGCCGCGCGGCTGGCGGAAGGGCCGGCTGCTTCTCCACTTCGGGGCCGTCGATTGGGAGAGCACCGTCTGGGTCAACGGGAAGGAGGTCGGCTCTCACCGCGGCGGCTACGATCCCTTCAGCTGCGACATCGGCGGCGCCCTGAAGCGCGGGGCCAGGCAGGAGATCGTCGTCCGCGTTCTCGACCCGACCGACGAGGGCAACGCCGGCATTGCCCGCGGCAAGCAGGTCATGAAACCGCACGGCATCTTCTATACGGCCGTGACCGGCATCTGGCAGACAGTCTGGCTCGAGCCCGTGCCCAAAGTCTCCCTCGAACGGCTCCGGATCACCCCGGATATCGACGCCGGGACCCTGACGGTCGCCCCCTCGATCGCCGGTGACGCCGCCGGCAAGACGCTGGCGGTCACGGTCAGCCTCAGGGGCGCCAAGGTCGCCGAGGCCTCGGGCCCGGCGGCCGAGCCTCTGGTCATTCCCGTCGCCCAGCCCGAGCTCTGGTCGCCGGACCGGCCGGTGCTTTACGACATCCAGGCCCGCCTGAAAAAGGGGCGTGAGACGCTCGACGAGGTGGCGGCCTACGCCGGGATGCGCAAGATCGCCGTGGCCAGGGATGACCGCGGCCTCAACCGGCTCTTCCTCAACAACGCGCCGCTCTTCGAGATCGGGCCCCTCGACCAGGGCTGGTGGCCGGACGGCCTGTACACGGCGCCGACCGACGCCGCCCTGCGGTCCGATATAGAGACGATCAAGGCCCTGGGCCTGAACATGCTCCGCAAGCACGTCAAGGTCGAGCCCGACCGCCTGTATTACTGGTGCGACAAGCTGGGCCTGCTCGTCTGGCAGGATATGCCCAGCGCCCTGTACAAGCGGGACGAGCTCCCGGCCGGCGTCCGGGCCGCCCGGGACGCCCGGTTCGAGGGCGAGTGGCGGGCCATCATGGACGCCCTTGTCAACCATCCCTCCATCGTCATGTGGGTGCCCTTCAACGAAGGCTGGGGCCAGTACGATACCGAACGGATCGCGGCCTGGACCAAGCAGCATGACCCGACCCGCCTGGTCAACAACGCCAGCGGCTGGACCGACAAGGGGGCCGGCGACGTCAGCGACATCCACCGCTATCCCGGCCCGGACATGCCCCCGCTCGAGGAGAAACGGGCCTCCGTCCTGGGCGAGTTCGGCGGCCTGGGCCTGCCGCTCACGGGCCACCTCTGGCAGGCCGAGGGGAATTGGGGCTATCGCAATTTCGACGACACCGGGGCCTTCGAGGCCCGCTACGTCGAGCTTTTCCGGGCCCTTTACCCCCTGGTGGACAAGGGCCTGGCCGCGGCGGTCTACACCCAGACCTCGGACTGCGAGGTCGAGGTCAACGGCCTGATGACCTACGACCGCGAGGTCATCAAGCTCGATCCGGCCCGGTTCGCGCCCGTCAACCGCGGCTTCCTCCCGCCCCGCTTCGTGTCCGATCAGACGATATTCGTGGGGCCGTCGTTCCCGGTCGAGCTGGCCGTCCGGCCTGGCGCGACCATCCGCTGGACGGTTGACGGCTCGGAGCCCGGGCCCGGATCGGCCCTCTACGACAAGCCCATCGTCATCACCGGCGAAACGACGGTCAAGGCCCGGGCCTTCTGGCCCGACGGCCTGGCCAGCCCGGTCGAGAGCCGGACGTTCAAGCCGGCCGAACCGGTCGTCGCGTCCGCCGCCGCGCCGGCGGCCGGCGGCCTGGCCTGGGATTCCTACGATGGCCATTTCAACGTCCTGCCGGATTTCTCGGCCCTGGCGGTCTCCCATACGGGAACGTCGGCGCGGCCAGACCCCGCGGCGGCGAAGAAGAGCGAGAACTTCGCCCTGCGTTTCCGGGGCTATATCCGCGCCCCCCGAACCGGCATCTATATCTTTTACCTGGCCTCGGACGACGGCAGCCGGCTGTCGATCGGCGGCAAGACGCTCGTCGACAACGACGGCAGCCACGGCCTGTCGACGGAAAAGAGCGAGATCGCCCTGGCGGCCGGATGGCATGCCATCGAGATCGACTACTTCCAGGGCGACGGCGACATGAGCCTCGACTTGTCGTGGAGCGGCCCGGGATTCCCCACGGCCCCGGTCCCGGCCTCCGCCTTCAGACGCTGA
- a CDS encoding S9 family peptidase, producing MRRASRSAAFLSLMLAVLFVGQAFPQAQQPQQRLIGRALYEKLQREGRRMMGGGPGGFGGGAMWTPDGKATYAFEDGTFKRTDLATGEKAPLFDDAKILAAVNAMTGRQEVKLFFNRFQYVNDGRAIQFQAFNKVFLYDLGSAKLAAYEPERSVTGVRGRAYGDVLSPDLKYRAFTRNYNLYVKDMDGNETALTTDGNEDLRNGYPDWVYPEELGQYQAFWWSPDSKRIAFMQFDESPVFKYPIVHDIAAMPRYELQGYPVPGANNPIVRLFIADVAAKKLVRLETGDDLDVYLYRGQWTADGREFTYHRLNRLQNKVELFAADPASGKTRLFLTDTDPCYIDEQTDLVFLKDGKRFLWTSERSGWREIYLYDLAAGRLLKQLTNAKLPVRGIQGVDEARGVVYFAGYEANGTESHLYRVKLDGTGFAKMTREPGTHAASLSPAFDYYTDSFSSYDQPMKSTLCRADGTVVRVLAAGEVSKEFQDLRLIKPEHFLFKSADGQYDLDGLLYFPAHFDPNDKYPLILSVYGGPGSKGVTNSYKMADGSQALAQLGFLVAVCDYRGVSGRGKAFQNLHYMKLGQVELEDHVAFVKALGQRPYVDTTRVGITGHSYGGYFTCLCLLKAPDVFQVGVAGAPVTDWRNYDSIYTERYMRRPQDNPDGYEKGSCLTYAKNLKGKLFIHHGTVDDNVHPANTIQLVQALLKENKKFDLMMYPEQQHGIGFQRYPESRVEYFIENLKPVVK from the coding sequence ATGAGAAGAGCTTCGAGATCAGCCGCGTTCCTCAGCCTGATGCTGGCCGTCCTGTTCGTCGGCCAGGCCTTCCCCCAAGCTCAACAGCCTCAGCAGCGGCTCATCGGCAGGGCCCTCTACGAGAAGCTTCAGCGAGAGGGCCGCCGCATGATGGGCGGGGGCCCCGGCGGCTTCGGCGGGGGCGCGATGTGGACGCCCGACGGCAAGGCCACCTATGCCTTCGAGGACGGCACCTTCAAACGGACCGACCTCGCAACCGGCGAAAAGGCGCCACTTTTCGACGACGCGAAGATCCTGGCCGCGGTCAACGCCATGACCGGCCGCCAGGAGGTCAAGCTCTTTTTTAACCGCTTCCAATACGTCAACGACGGCCGGGCGATCCAGTTCCAGGCCTTCAACAAGGTCTTTCTCTATGACCTGGGCTCGGCCAAGCTCGCGGCCTATGAGCCCGAACGGTCCGTCACCGGGGTCCGGGGCCGGGCCTACGGCGACGTCCTCTCTCCCGACCTCAAGTACCGGGCCTTCACCCGAAATTACAACCTTTACGTCAAGGACATGGACGGCAACGAAACGGCCCTGACCACGGACGGCAACGAGGACCTGCGCAACGGCTATCCCGACTGGGTCTACCCCGAGGAGCTCGGCCAGTACCAGGCTTTCTGGTGGTCGCCCGACTCGAAGAGAATCGCCTTCATGCAGTTCGACGAGAGCCCGGTCTTCAAGTATCCGATCGTCCACGACATCGCCGCCATGCCCCGCTACGAGCTCCAGGGCTACCCGGTGCCGGGCGCGAACAACCCCATCGTCCGGCTGTTCATCGCCGACGTCGCGGCGAAGAAGCTCGTCCGCCTGGAGACCGGCGACGACCTGGACGTCTATCTCTACCGGGGCCAGTGGACGGCCGACGGCAGGGAGTTCACCTACCACCGCCTCAACCGGCTCCAGAACAAGGTCGAGCTCTTCGCCGCCGACCCGGCCAGCGGCAAGACCCGCCTGTTCCTGACCGACACCGACCCCTGCTACATCGACGAGCAGACGGACCTCGTTTTCCTCAAGGACGGCAAGCGCTTCCTCTGGACCTCCGAACGGAGCGGCTGGCGCGAGATCTACCTCTACGACCTGGCCGCGGGCCGGCTCCTCAAGCAGCTGACCAACGCCAAGCTCCCCGTCCGCGGCATCCAGGGCGTCGACGAGGCCCGCGGCGTCGTTTACTTCGCCGGCTACGAGGCCAACGGCACCGAGAGCCATCTCTACCGGGTCAAGCTCGACGGCACCGGCTTCGCCAAGATGACCAGGGAGCCGGGCACGCACGCGGCCAGCCTGTCCCCGGCCTTCGACTACTACACGGATTCCTTCTCGAGCTACGACCAGCCGATGAAGTCGACCCTCTGCCGCGCCGACGGCACGGTGGTCAGGGTCCTGGCGGCCGGCGAGGTCAGCAAGGAGTTCCAGGACCTCCGGCTGATCAAGCCCGAGCATTTCCTGTTCAAGTCCGCCGACGGCCAGTACGACCTCGACGGCCTGCTCTATTTCCCGGCCCACTTCGACCCCAACGACAAGTATCCGCTCATCCTCTCGGTCTACGGCGGCCCGGGCTCCAAGGGAGTCACCAACTCGTACAAGATGGCCGACGGCAGCCAGGCCCTGGCCCAGCTGGGATTCCTGGTCGCCGTCTGCGACTACCGCGGCGTCTCCGGGCGCGGCAAGGCCTTCCAGAACCTTCACTACATGAAGCTCGGCCAGGTCGAGCTCGAGGACCATGTCGCCTTCGTCAAGGCCCTGGGCCAGCGGCCCTACGTCGACACGACCAGGGTCGGCATCACCGGCCACTCCTACGGCGGCTACTTCACCTGCCTCTGCCTGCTCAAGGCCCCCGACGTCTTCCAGGTGGGCGTCGCCGGCGCCCCGGTCACCGATTGGCGGAACTACGATTCGATCTACACCGAGCGCTACATGCGCCGGCCCCAGGACAACCCCGACGGCTACGAGAAGGGCTCCTGCCTGACCTACGCCAAGAACCTCAAGGGCAAGCTCTTCATCCATCACGGCACGGTCGACGACAACGTCCACCCGGCCAACACGATCCAGCTCGTCCAGGCCCTGCTCAAGGAGAACAAAAAGTTCGACCTGATGATGTACCCCGAGCAGCAGCACGGCATCGGCTTCCAGCGCTACCCGGAATCGAGGGTCGAGTATTTCATCGAGAACCTGAAGCCGGTCGTCAAGTAG